One window of the Pseudofrankia sp. DC12 genome contains the following:
- a CDS encoding glutamate-5-semialdehyde dehydrogenase, with protein sequence MQVSADDVRASAVRAKQAAAVLAPLTRAAKDAALLGMADALLARADELIEANAEDVAAARAAGTAPALVDRLTLTDARLTAMADGLRQVAGLNDPVGEVLRGQVLPNGIELRQVRVPLGVVGIIYEARPNVTVDAAGLCLKSGNAALLRGSASAQRSNTALVGVLRDAAVAAGLPADTVQLVPGVDHESVKHLMRLRGLVDVLIPRGGAGLIRAVVEESTVPVIETGIGICHVYVDKDADLDMALKIALNSKTQRVSVCNSAETLLVHAGVAAEFLPKVLGVLTAAGVTVHGDEAVRAADPTALVATEDDWAAEYLSLDLAVKVVPSLDAAVEHIRRYGSGHTEAIVTGSLAASRRFIATCDSAAIMVNASTRFTDGERFGMGAEIGISTQKLHARGPMGLPELTSTTWIGIGDGHIV encoded by the coding sequence ATGCAGGTCTCCGCGGATGACGTCCGAGCGAGCGCGGTACGCGCGAAGCAGGCCGCGGCGGTCCTCGCCCCACTGACGCGAGCGGCCAAGGACGCCGCCCTGCTGGGCATGGCGGACGCCCTGCTGGCCCGCGCCGACGAACTGATCGAGGCCAACGCCGAGGACGTCGCCGCCGCGCGGGCGGCCGGCACCGCCCCTGCGCTGGTCGACCGGCTCACCCTCACCGACGCCCGGCTCACCGCGATGGCCGACGGCCTGCGCCAGGTCGCCGGGCTCAACGACCCGGTCGGTGAGGTGCTGCGCGGCCAGGTGCTGCCCAACGGCATCGAGCTGCGCCAGGTCCGCGTCCCGCTCGGCGTCGTCGGGATCATCTACGAGGCCCGGCCGAACGTCACCGTCGACGCCGCCGGGCTCTGTCTGAAGAGCGGCAACGCGGCGCTGCTGCGCGGCAGCGCGTCCGCCCAGCGCTCCAACACCGCGCTCGTCGGTGTGCTGCGCGACGCCGCGGTCGCCGCCGGGCTCCCGGCCGACACGGTGCAACTCGTCCCCGGGGTCGACCACGAGTCGGTCAAGCACCTCATGCGCCTGCGCGGCCTCGTCGACGTGCTCATCCCGCGCGGCGGTGCCGGGCTGATCCGCGCCGTCGTCGAGGAGTCGACGGTCCCGGTGATCGAGACCGGGATCGGCATCTGCCACGTCTACGTGGACAAGGACGCCGACCTCGACATGGCGCTGAAGATCGCGCTGAACTCCAAGACCCAGCGGGTCTCGGTCTGCAACTCCGCCGAGACGCTGCTCGTGCACGCCGGCGTCGCAGCGGAGTTCCTGCCGAAGGTGCTCGGCGTGCTGACCGCGGCCGGCGTGACGGTCCACGGCGACGAGGCCGTCCGCGCGGCGGACCCGACCGCGCTCGTGGCGACGGAGGACGACTGGGCGGCCGAGTACCTCTCGCTCGATCTCGCCGTGAAGGTCGTTCCCTCCCTCGACGCGGCCGTCGAGCACATCCGCCGCTACGGCAGTGGGCACACCGAGGCGATCGTCACCGGTTCGCTCGCCGCGTCCCGGCGGTTCATCGCCACCTGCGACAGCGCCGCGATCATGGTGAACGCCTCGACCCGGTTCACCGACGGCGAGCGGTTCGGCATGGGCGCCGAGATCGGCATCTCCACCCAGAAGCTGCACGCCCGCGGCCCGATGGGCCTGCCCGAGCTGACGTCGACCACCTGGATCGGCATCGGCGACGGGCACATCGTCTGA
- a CDS encoding glycosyltransferase family A protein, which yields MPAEPLPITVIVPIYNGAALLGEALTSALAQEPPPARVIVVDDGSTDDPDSVLARFPTVDVIRQKNQGVGAARNAGLRATDTAYVVFLDQDDRLVPGALAHATKLLDTDPRAAFVSGRNRMIRADGAPWESGAAGIRPAVRRHHYRELLYQSWIVPPSTVLFRRSLLTTAGGWSEDRRLNGADDYELYLRLARQYPVLDTEDCYAEYRMHGGNTSSDAQKMLDGITFVLRAERMHTQSSVELERARRSGLAFWQAVLGLKAAGQELMLAAKNRQDIPAAAGKAVVMIARHPVSFGELVKDHLVHASARAGGGGFRAVLVETRRRLG from the coding sequence ATGCCGGCAGAGCCGCTGCCGATCACCGTCATTGTGCCGATCTACAACGGTGCGGCACTTCTCGGTGAGGCGTTGACCAGCGCGTTGGCACAAGAACCGCCGCCGGCGCGGGTGATCGTGGTGGACGACGGCTCCACCGACGACCCCGACTCGGTCCTGGCCCGGTTCCCGACGGTCGACGTGATCAGGCAGAAGAACCAGGGCGTCGGCGCGGCGCGCAACGCGGGCCTGCGGGCGACGGACACCGCCTACGTCGTGTTTCTCGACCAGGACGACCGCTTGGTGCCCGGGGCGCTGGCACACGCGACGAAGCTCCTGGACACGGACCCGCGCGCCGCGTTCGTCTCCGGCCGCAACCGGATGATCAGGGCCGACGGCGCGCCGTGGGAGTCCGGCGCGGCGGGCATACGGCCGGCGGTACGGCGTCATCACTACCGCGAGCTGCTCTATCAGTCCTGGATCGTGCCACCATCGACCGTGCTGTTCCGCCGTTCCCTCCTCACGACGGCCGGAGGCTGGTCCGAGGACCGCAGGCTGAACGGCGCCGACGACTACGAGCTATACCTGCGGCTCGCGCGGCAGTACCCGGTCCTGGACACCGAGGATTGCTACGCGGAGTACCGGATGCACGGCGGAAACACCTCGAGCGATGCCCAGAAGATGCTCGACGGCATCACTTTCGTGCTGCGCGCCGAGCGTATGCACACGCAAAGCAGCGTTGAGCTGGAGCGGGCCCGCCGGTCCGGGCTTGCGTTCTGGCAGGCGGTGCTGGGTCTCAAGGCCGCGGGGCAGGAGCTGATGTTGGCGGCCAAGAACCGTCAGGACATCCCCGCCGCCGCCGGTAAGGCCGTCGTCATGATTGCCCGCCACCCGGTCTCTTTCGGCGAGCTGGTGAAGGACCATCTCGTGCACGCGTCCGCCCGGGCCGGCGGTGGGGGTTTTCGCGCGGTACTCGTCGAGACCCGCCGCAGGCTCGGCTGA
- the aceB gene encoding malate synthase A — MGATGEAAGGTDGVQVERDVAGLAAADAATLVADVLTDEAVAFVAGLQHAFGARRLELLANRARRRAAIAAGGSLAFLPETADVRAGSWTVAPPAADLADRRCEITGPTDAKMVINALNSGARLFMADFEDANVPTWANLLDGQRNLAAAIAGTLSFTNPDGRVYRLGERPATLVVRPRGWHLPERHVVVDGVPMSGSLFDAGLYLFRNARALAAAGRTPAFYLPKMESHLEARLWNDVFTSAEESLGLRPGTIRATVLIETLPAAFEMEEILYELREHSAGLNAGRWDYLFSTIKTFAARPGEFLLPDRNAVTMTAPFLRAYTELLVSTCHRRGAHAIGGMAAFIPSRRDPEVNAAALAKVRADKVRESGDGFDGSWVAHPDLVPVCTEVFDGVLGTAPNQLSRQRPDVHVTAEALLDVAATPGEITEDGVRINISVGLRYLETWLRGSGAVGIDNLMEDAATAEISRSQLYQWVAAGAKLADGRVVTAGLVRQILAEEVARLRPADATETGKAAGRWADALELFEQTALGEPFAEFLTLPAYDRI, encoded by the coding sequence ATGGGTGCGACGGGCGAGGCAGCGGGCGGGACGGACGGCGTCCAGGTCGAGCGGGACGTGGCTGGGCTCGCGGCCGCGGACGCCGCGACGCTGGTGGCGGACGTCCTCACCGACGAGGCGGTGGCGTTCGTCGCCGGGCTGCAGCACGCTTTCGGGGCCCGGCGCCTCGAGCTGCTGGCCAACCGGGCGCGACGGCGGGCCGCGATCGCCGCCGGCGGGTCGCTCGCCTTCCTGCCCGAGACGGCCGACGTCCGGGCCGGCTCGTGGACCGTCGCCCCACCCGCCGCCGACCTGGCCGACCGCCGCTGCGAGATCACCGGCCCGACCGACGCGAAGATGGTCATCAACGCGCTCAACAGCGGCGCGCGCCTGTTCATGGCGGACTTCGAGGACGCCAACGTCCCGACCTGGGCGAACCTGCTCGACGGCCAGCGCAATCTGGCCGCGGCGATCGCCGGCACGCTGTCGTTCACCAATCCGGACGGCCGGGTCTACCGCCTGGGCGAGCGGCCCGCGACCCTGGTCGTCCGGCCGCGCGGCTGGCACCTGCCCGAGCGGCACGTCGTGGTCGACGGCGTCCCCATGTCGGGCTCGCTGTTCGACGCCGGGCTCTATCTCTTCCGGAACGCGCGGGCCCTCGCCGCCGCCGGCCGGACCCCGGCGTTCTACCTGCCGAAGATGGAGAGCCATCTCGAGGCCCGGCTGTGGAACGACGTGTTCACCTCGGCTGAGGAATCCCTGGGCCTTCGCCCCGGGACCATCCGGGCGACCGTCCTGATCGAGACGCTGCCCGCGGCGTTCGAGATGGAGGAGATTCTCTACGAGCTGCGCGAGCACTCCGCCGGGCTGAACGCGGGCCGCTGGGACTACCTGTTCTCCACGATCAAAACGTTCGCCGCCCGCCCCGGCGAGTTCCTGCTGCCCGACCGCAACGCCGTCACGATGACCGCGCCGTTCCTGCGGGCGTACACCGAGCTGCTGGTCTCGACCTGCCACCGCCGTGGCGCGCACGCGATCGGCGGCATGGCGGCGTTCATCCCCTCGCGGCGCGACCCCGAGGTGAACGCTGCCGCTCTGGCGAAGGTCCGGGCCGACAAGGTGCGCGAGTCCGGGGACGGGTTCGACGGCAGCTGGGTCGCGCACCCCGACCTGGTGCCCGTCTGCACCGAGGTCTTCGACGGCGTCCTGGGGACCGCGCCGAACCAGCTCAGCCGGCAGCGCCCCGACGTTCACGTCACCGCCGAGGCTCTCCTTGACGTCGCCGCGACACCGGGCGAGATCACCGAGGACGGGGTGCGGATCAACATCAGCGTCGGGCTGCGCTACCTGGAGACCTGGCTGCGCGGCTCCGGGGCGGTCGGCATCGACAACCTGATGGAGGACGCGGCGACCGCCGAGATCTCGCGCAGCCAGCTCTACCAGTGGGTCGCCGCCGGCGCCAAGCTCGCCGACGGCCGGGTCGTCACCGCCGGCCTGGTCCGCCAGATCCTCGCCGAGGAGGTCGCCCGGCTGCGCCCCGCCGACGCGACCGAGACCGGAAAGGCCGCCGGGAGGTGGGCCGACGCCCTCGAGCTATTCGAGCAGACCGCGCTCGGTGAACCCTTCGCCGAGTTCCTCACACTGCCCGCCTACGACCGGATCTGA